In Chrysemys picta bellii isolate R12L10 chromosome 4, ASM1138683v2, whole genome shotgun sequence, the sequence GATGGAAAGGAGCTCTGCAGTGAGAGGTAAATGTCTTGATGTTAGTAGCATCCAGTATGCTGCTTCATATGCAGCTTTAAAATAAAGCTAGACAAGTAAATCAAACTGCTAAACTTAATAAATTCAGTTATACTATTCATATAAAATATGAACATAAGTTCCCTTGTATTTCTCATTAATGAAAGCACACACGCTTGTACCAAGGGGTACGCAGGTGAAATGGAGTCGTGTTTTCTTTCAGGGTTACAATTGAACATGCACGGGCCCGTTCCAGAGGTGGCAGAGGCAGAGGGCGATACTCTGATCGCTTTAGTAGCCGCCGTCCACGTAATGACAGGAGGTATGTATAGTTGAATAGTCTTAATATATATGGTCCAGTTAAGTGTGTCATACCACCATCTGACTGATTTCTCCCTCACCCCACAGTCCCCACAAGTATTTGAATTGATATAGCAGTGCCAAAGGTAGTTATTACATGAAATAGGcatgttgtgttttattttataggTGGTTACTTTGCAGCGCTTATTTTAAATCAGAGTTTTTAACCTCAACCAGGTTTTAAACTCAACCTTTTTCATTGGCCCTGCAAAACTTACTGAAATTCTAGTGTCCTTGACTTTAAATACTCTAGatgaaactaaatatttttcCACACAGAAATGCCCCACCTGTACGAACAGAAAACCGTCTGATAGTAGAGAATCTGTCTtcccgagtcagctggcaggtTTGTTAAAACATAATTGactcttttaatttcatttaatagGTATGTAATGTAAAATatactttactaaaaatattttaatatatttaattggAAGATTATTATTAATGTAAGCTTAAATAACATAACTAAGGTATTTTCAGAACTAATGTAATATGTAAATACTCAATGTAAATATTTGAGgaaatttataaatatatttatatatttttttcttgttcaaAATCAATTTTAACCACATATTAAACCCTTTATTTGCCAGCCTATCTGTGTCGTTGGCCTTATGACGAGGAGTGCCTGTGGGTTATCCTAATCGTTGTCTTGGTCACTCTTGGTTGGGCCTGGTTGACTTTTCCAGTCAGCTCCTACAATGTAGCAGTTGGCCACCTCTAGATCTGTGTTTGCTGGTCTAGACGTAATCGATGCACTTCCTTAAAGTGCCAGTTTGCAGCGATCCCAGAGAGTTAACGAGATCTGATCCTTAAGTTGAGAGCTGTTCCTCCTGTAACGCTTCCGAATAAGAGGTCGTGGTCGAAAAGAGTTGAAAGATACGAAATTAGGTGGTCGGTCGTTGGAATCCTGATCGCAGTAAAGTGGTCCTTGGTAACTCCACAAGAGTAGAAAATGTCTGCATCCGTCAGTAGTCTGCTAATAGGGAGGGCTGTGCGATTTAAAGGCTTCCATCGACTGGGTAGTGTTCTTCAAATGGGTGGCGAAGAGCCAGTCGGGCATATATCATGACGGTATCTTCGATCGCTTAATGCAGTTTGCTGCTTGGCTAGCCTAGGGAAATTTTAATGAAGGTAAAGTAAACTATATTTTTATGACATATGGGGCACAAAATAACTGGTGTATTGTAAACATTCTGTATAAACATAAGGCTTATTCTATTGCAGTCTCTTTTTACACTTCAAAAATATGTAGGTAATATGCACTCAGTTCCATATATAGACTAATACTTTCTTTAATGTTAAAATTATCAGCATTTTGCTTAAAGCAATGTGCTATTTTCATTTATTTCGTGCCCTGATGTAGATAATTCAATAATTCAATTTTGATAGAATACAAGTATGGCAAGTGCCATGTTTGTAATTTATCTAACATCTTCTCTTTCAGTAGTCATGTTCTTACCTTTTTTATATATGTAACGTTAGTTCTGTTTCTTTGAATAACAAATTTGGTCTCGTGTTAGGATCTCAAAGACTTCATGAGGCAAGCTGGGGAAGTAACCTTTGCAGATGCACACAGGCCTAAGCTAAATGAAGGGTAAGTATCTGAAACTTCTCTCAAACTTGTTGAACATTCATTACTAGATTCAAATATTTCTAAATACTGAAGCTAGTTTCAGCACTCTTAATGGGTGCCCACTGCTTGAGTTGAAACATAGCCCCATGAGATTTCAGTAAAAAGGCAAATGAATGCTATTTGAGGGAGAAAATATTAATTCACAGTTCAGTTACTGACATGAATGAGTCAACCAATCTTGTAGTAAAACTTTAAGATGTCACATGGGCTAGGTAATTCCTGGCACTTAATGtgaatcatgtttttttttttttctcttttttaaagggTGGTTGAGTTTGCCTCTTACAGTGACTTAAAGAATGCTATTGAAAAGCTCTCTGGCAAAGAAATCAATGGAAGGAAAATTAAACTAATTGAAGGCAGCAAAAGACACAGGTATGAGTTTTTAAACCTCCAAATGATGCTGAAGTACAAGCTAAAATATAATTTGAAATTTCCTTGTGAACACTCATCTCTGCTTGATAAAGCACTCAGAATTTTATATTGTTTATTGTACTATGTCAGTACTTAATGGCTAACATCGGTTTGTACAACTTCATTAGTAGGTCCAGAAGCAGGTCTCGTTCccgtagcaggagctcatccagGTCTCGCAGCCGTTCTCGTTCCCGAAGCCGCAAGTCTTACACCAGGTCCAGGAGTAGGAGCCGTAGCAAGTCTCGTTCAGTTAGTAGATCTCCAATGCCTGAGAAGAGCCAGAAACGAGGTTCTTCTAGTAGATCAAAATCTCCAGCATCTGTGGATCGGCAGAGGTCTCGGTCAAGGTCCAGATCTGTTGACAGTGGAAATTGAACTTTATAAGTAACTTGCCTGGGGGCCTTTTTTTAAACCATACTTGCTATAACTTGTGGTAAGTATGtgatttttctgtggggaagggtttggatgtgggggagggacaaCTTTGTAGATATGGACCACCGCGGGGTAtgaattaaatgtattaaatgtcTTTTGATAATCTCTTTCTTGCTCACATTTTTTGTGGATGTCAAGTGTATAGTTTGTGTATTTGGGCAGAGCTCTTTATAACTAAAGCTAATAACTTCAATTTTTTTGTACTCAAAAAAAGAAATCATCTGAACGTTTTAGTTCCCAGTGTATTCAAACATGTGAATGATAATTCAAGATTAGTTTAATGTCTTCAATTAAACTAATAGCTTTAGACCTTTAAGAGCTCTACATATGTGCTGTACATAAAGCTTTATATCAGAGGGTTTTTTGTGCTTCCAACAATTGTTTCAGTTGAGTCAGCTAAATAGATTATGCTGCTCAAGATTGATAATAAaaccttaattttaaaaactgtctcgttttcatttaaaatgactCTTCACTCAACACTTGAACCCAAAACATCTATGTTGCTCAGGTCTCTTAATGACACAGCTCATTTAACAAAAGGAATTAATTTTGTCTCATGGGCAGGAGCTTATGGTGGTGATATTGTGTAGCTCCCATGTCTTAGAGTAGAAGTAGAAACAAGCAGACTCATAataaggaaatgttttttgtcCTTTGGCTAACACTTGATAGTGCATATCTTCAAGGAACAGGTGGTCATGAGTAAGCACAATTAAATGGATATGAAGAAAGGAAGTCAAGTGTGACtataacaatgttgggaatcattagaatAGGGATAAGACAAAaaaatattgcctctatataaatccagggtacgcCAACATCAAATAGTGCGACAAAATGATTAGGGAAGATTTCAGGGCTTTTCAATTTTGACATGACTATAGGGGGAATGtgacaggtctataaaatcgcgACTGGTGTGGAAGTTTGTTCCTTATAACACAACTCTTAAGGCTCACCAAAtgagattaataggcagcaggtttaaaacaaaaggaagtatttcttcataaaCACATTGTGTGGAACTCTGCCAGaagatgatgtgaaggccaagactaaccgggctcaaaaaagaactagatcagttcctcttcggataggtccctcaatagctattagccaggatgggcagggattgtagcctctgtcagaagctgggaatgggcaattgGGTGGATCCACTTGATACCCTCTTCTGCTGATtacctctgaggcacctggcattggccactgttggaagacaggatactgggcttgatgggcCTTtagtctgaaccagtatggctgttcttattagCCACCCTGCCTCTCTTTCATGTCATGCATTGCCTACGTATACATGGAACCATATCACTGAAAGCAGTCTGCCTTTTATGTTCAGAGAGGTAGGGGATTGAGAAACTAGTGATGATAAAAGTTGGGTGTAAAATGGACTCTTACCCTTTCAAGCTGCAAAGGTAACAGGAAAAGGCCATTAAGAATGCAAGCTTGAACTTGATAAGAGGAAACACTTAAAAGGTGGGTACTTGTAGCTACACGTAGTTTATTTCTCTGCATTATTTACATGCCCCAGTAGTTAAAAAGCTAGTAGGAAACAGGAGCAGTTCTTGGGGTAATGGGGCCTTGTTTTAGGATAGGGAGGTGGAGCTCACTGAGGAATTGAGTGGTATTGATCAGAAAGTGGGAGCCTTTTTCAGAGCACTATAGATTTCATAAAACCAAAGCTTGGTGTTAGCTGACATGAAATCTGggcaatatttaattattttggttAGGGTCTCAGCAGTAGCAGAGCATTTCGGCATGCCCTAGAAAGCTATAGTAACTTAACTATTTGCCAAGTAGGCTGAGGTCTGCTTTAAATTCAAGTGATTTGTGAATTTTTCTAACAATTATCAGAGTGCCCAATACTAGAAATGATGATCCATAGCTACCTGCTCTCTCTTGGGGTTCAGTCATCATATAGGACATTCTGGGGAAATATGTTCTGGTAAATGGTTGTATGCAACTCAATTGCATGTAATGGAGGCTATATACTACTAACCAGCTCCAGTTGTAGGCTCTGGATCAGAGTTCTGTCATTGCTACCATTGCCGTTTTGTGTCCACAGGTCAGCGACAGTTCTAGGTGGTCACAGATTTGTTGCAGTTAAGATTCCGgtctgtgaaaaaacaggatttGCCTTCTGCTTTAAAAGAAGTGATACCTTAAGTACACTTCGTGCAACAAGAACTGAGTTGGCATACTTGGCACTGAAAATGCTGTCCCTTTAAATTATCTATTAAAGTGAGGCAGACTTTTTCtaccttgttttgtttgttttttggggtatAAGTGTAACCATGTGCAGTTTCTTCCAAGGGTAGTATTACCAATTCAGTGTTGTTGCAAGACTTGCAATATATTGTTGGCTTTAGAGTCTCTTAGCAGGTGTCTAATTTAAAATCTTTATTAAGGCAAAAACTCAGCAAGTAGCAGTCAGTTACAAATGGGAAGCTCGGTTGCACGATTTCATATGTTGCTTCCAGCACTAAACAATACAGGTTTAACCTACCTTTGTTACATAAACTTCTCATGCATATGTATTAGTTTCTCATTTCCATGTTAACTTTCTTCCTCTCAGTACAGGTTTAGTGTTAGTTCAAACTGGCCTTCTAGCTTTTGTCATTTTTCTTGGTCTTGCAAACATGATTACACTGCAATTTCTTACACATACATAGTTTTGACTTATGCTTACACTGTTATGTTAACAGAACAGACTCTTAAAATCTACAGCAGGCTTCTGTCAGGCCTCTGCTCCCAAAGTATATGTGGTGTTTTATAAGGGTTTTCCTGACTGATTCTGTTTTTTATGAAGCTTATTTCTTCACTAATATGGCTGCTGTTTAATGTGAGTGGAGCTAAAGACCCAGCTGGTTAGTCAGGCTGCTCCCAGTGAAGACAGTAAATGCTGtttccaagcagggctggctccaggcaccagcttaccaagcaggtgcttggagcggccacttcagagaggggcggcacgtccagctattcagcggatggtccctcactcctgttcggagcgaaggacctcccaccgaattgccaccgcagatcgcgattgcggcttttttttttggctgcttggggcggccaaaaccctggagccagccctgtttccaAGGGGCTGAAATCAGTCTGCCCTCAAGGAAGATGGTGGCCCACCATGAGTCGTCATGTAAGAGCCAAGTAGAGGACAGGAGAATGTGGAGGGAATTGTGCTGCTGAAAAACTGGTCTTTGAAAAAAGACACCACATGATTTTTAGGCAATCCCAtgtgcttttttggggggtggggagggttctgATGAGTTTCAAATGGTGGGGGTTGGCAGAGTTACAGTGAAATCTTTAAACTGCATCCCAGGATATTCcagctatttaaagggacattaaCCATATGCAGTTGCTGCATTTCGGAAAGCTTTATCCAGTAGTGTGAGGGATAACGGTCTTTGGAATGCAAGTGAGACAGCCATTGAACAAATGGGTCAGTGGCTAAAGATAACTTGCTTCTAAAGAGCTTTACGACCATGATGGCTACCAGCATAatagaagtcagtggaaaggctctGATTTACTTCAATGAGGATTGAACCAGGCACTGTGTGCAAAAAGAGTTCTCATCCTTTGCATCACCAAGGACTGTTGGCCTCTTGCAAGGCACCTAAGATATCTAGTTTACATAATGTATTGAAACTATAGCAATTGTAAGTAAAGTTTGTGGCTTTATTGAATGGTGGTTTTTTTAATATGCTCAATATTCTTAAATTATTTTACTTTGAGGTACAGTGAACCACTGGTCTGAGCACAGAACTGGGAGCCTGGAGCTTCTGAGTTCTAATGTTGCCTTGTTACTGACTGTGGGGCCTTGTGGCTTAGTTAATGTTGATATGATGCTTTCAAAGTGTTCAGTATTACGTTGGATGCTGGCGTGTTCCTACAAAGCAAGGCACTTTGGGACAGGTGGTCTTGTCCTTGGGCAGACCGGTCCAGCAGTTAGGGTACTAGCTTGGGATGAGGCAGACCCAGCTTCAGtttcttgctctgccactgatgtgtatgatttttgggaaagtcacttcgcCTTTGTGTGCATCAGTTCCCCGTTTATAAGATGTGGATAATAGCCCTTAAGTGTATGAGGCAGACACACACTAGGGTTAGCCTTAGAAGTATCTTAGAAACCTCCCCATGTTAAATTATAGAAACCATAAGGTTGGTTGCAGGTCACGTTTTGGGCTCCAGTGCCTATGGTTTGGGGACCTTACATGTACAAAACTGCTGGGGTGAAGTGTGCCTGTGATTAGGAGTCCTTTACTATCAAACTGTACATTTGGTCACATTTCATTTGTCGATCCCGTGTTGAGAAAATCCCGGGCTAGCTTTTAGATGTCAATTAGAGAAATTAGCTTGAACTTCTGAAAGGCTTTTGCCTCTCTCACAAAACTATGTGCACAGAAAAACAACTCAAATGAATGGGTCTGGCTCCATTAATGGTAGCAACCATTAATAAGCTATGTCATGCTGTTGGTTCCAAGGTCTCTGGCACAGAGCTCGTGGGAAACTCGGAGAGAGCTCACCGGGATGGACCGCACCATTTCTTCATCAGCCAAAATATGAATGTTTTGGAGATGACCAAAAATTGGTTAGTCCAATGAGTCTCAAACTATAGCCTGTGGCACTTGGTGCCCTTCCTGGAGAACAtccaatgggagggaggggacagtgggCCTGTGAGAGGATCCACTCACccctttgttttaaaatcaacattgGTGCACATTTCATGTGaaactgctggagttcagcaaaCTGGGTGCAGAAGCTATAACCTGGAGCACTGGTGGGTGTATCTGAGGTGTGGTGCTTCTGTAGTATCCACTTACTTTGCTGGTGTTTCTGTTTCTTGTGCAATATCATCCACAGCTGTATAGATCATTTTTGCTGTATCTAAAGAAGAGGTGGGGGAAAAAGTCATAAGACCACATTGTCCAACCTATATCACTGGAAGGTGATGCTGCAGGAAAGATGAATGGTTGCTGTAATGCAGGGATTCCTATATTGCACTGAGCGATGCTTGGCCCTTTTTAGATCTCGAAGCCCAAGggacagagctgtgcaaaataaaGGTGGCAAGCCCcatcccaccctcctcctcctccccccccaacaaaaaaaaacctgcagctatTTTGTTTCAAGTAATTTCATGAACCAGACTTTGATTTGCAAGGAATTTTTAGAAGAGTCCATTTAACAGTAAGTGGAAAATGTCACCTTTTTGTATATGTTTCCAGTGCACACTGCTTTTCTATTTAAAAGTGTCTATCAGCACACTAGCTCCATTTACAAAATATGACAAACCACCACTACTGCACTCCAAGGTGCAAATcaacctctgctctgcctcccaaAGTAGGTGGAGCCAGCTggctagggcaggggcaggactaAGATGGCTGCTAGATGTTCTGCCTGAGTGGCTCTCCCAAGTAGTCCCTCCCTGTAAGGCTCAATGGGTTTTGAAGCTGTTCCCCAGCTGAACCCCAGAGGGAGAGTTCCGGTGGTACTGTACTGGAACAGCTGTCCTTATTGCCATGAAACTGGCctacagcatttttatttttacttttttaaatcacaaagGCATTTGCTGAATT encodes:
- the SRSF5 gene encoding serine/arginine-rich splicing factor 5 isoform X1; amino-acid sequence: MSGCRVFIGRLNPAAREKDVERFFKGYGRIRDIDLKRGFGFVEFEDPRDADDAVYELDGKELCSERVTIEHARARSRGGRGRGRYSDRFSSRRPRNDRRNAPPVRTENRLIVENLSSRVSWQDLKDFMRQAGEVTFADAHRPKLNEGVVEFASYSDLKNAIEKLSGKEINGRKIKLIEGSKRHSRSRSRSRSRSRSSSRSRSRSRSRSRKSYTRSRSRSRSKSRSVSRSPMPEKSQKRGSSSRSKSPASVDRQRSRSRSRSVDSGN
- the SRSF5 gene encoding serine/arginine-rich splicing factor 5 isoform X2, which translates into the protein MSGCRVFIGRLNPAAREKDVERFFKGYGRIRDIDLKRGFGFVEFEDPRDADDAVYELDGKELCSERVTIEHARARSRGGRGRGRYSDRFSSRRPRNDRRNAPPVRTENRLIVENLSSRVSWQPICVVGLMTRSACGLS